A section of the Amycolatopsis sp. AA4 genome encodes:
- a CDS encoding glycosyltransferase, with protein MPNSAAPLSIGLPVKNGAGFLAGALDSLLAQTFGDFELLVADNESSDETAEIVHDYARRDPRVRYHRHAHDIGAAANFNYVFQATSGALFKWAAADDLQHETFVQRCVTALAEFPTAAAACSAIEHIDEDGVSLGVTQDLRASAAAEPADRFADLIRYDYSCAVAFGVQRRALAERTRLLLPFWGSDRVFLAELALAGPIVVLDEPLFQEREHGAKLTTQVANRQVSAFNRKTGYGSRFLTWRHAAELRRAVHRAELTRPQRQQAYAVLAKWAAANRIKFARSLARGVAETALAPLART; from the coding sequence GTGCCGAACTCCGCAGCACCCCTGTCGATCGGCTTGCCGGTCAAGAACGGCGCGGGCTTCCTCGCCGGCGCGCTGGACAGCCTGCTCGCGCAGACGTTCGGCGATTTCGAACTGCTGGTAGCCGACAACGAATCTTCCGACGAGACCGCGGAGATCGTCCACGACTACGCCCGGCGCGATCCGCGCGTGCGCTATCACCGGCACGCCCACGACATCGGCGCGGCGGCGAATTTCAACTACGTTTTCCAGGCCACCTCGGGCGCACTGTTCAAGTGGGCGGCCGCGGACGATCTTCAGCACGAGACCTTCGTGCAGCGCTGCGTGACCGCGCTGGCCGAATTCCCGACCGCGGCCGCGGCGTGTTCCGCCATCGAACACATCGACGAGGACGGCGTTTCGCTCGGCGTCACCCAGGACCTCCGTGCTTCGGCCGCGGCGGAGCCGGCGGACCGGTTCGCGGACCTGATCCGCTACGACTACTCGTGCGCGGTCGCCTTCGGCGTCCAGCGCCGCGCGCTCGCCGAACGCACGCGGCTGCTGCTCCCGTTTTGGGGCAGCGACCGGGTTTTCCTCGCCGAACTGGCGTTGGCCGGGCCGATCGTGGTGCTCGACGAACCGTTGTTCCAAGAACGCGAGCACGGCGCGAAATTGACCACCCAGGTCGCCAATCGGCAAGTGAGCGCGTTCAACCGGAAAACTGGCTACGGCTCGCGTTTCCTCACCTGGCGGCACGCCGCGGAACTGCGCCGCGCGGTCCACCGCGCCGAACTCACGAGGCCGCAGCGGCAGCAGGCGTATGCCGTGCTCGCCAAATGGGCGGCGGCCAACCGGATCAAGTTCGCCAGGAGCCTCGCCCGGGGCGTCGCCGAAACGGCCCTCGCGCCGCTCGCCAGGACGTGA
- a CDS encoding 2OG-Fe(II) oxygenase encodes MQEVRKFAFRRDDLLPLADKLHEQFVTAQPFRHIVIDDFLPPEVLEPVLAEFPEPRDAQWQKFDTSQEVKLALADTERMGPATRELLAEFNGQVFTDFLERLSGIEHLVPDPHFDGGGLHQIRPGGFLKVHVDFNRHRRLNLDRRLNGLLYLNKDWEESYGGHLQLWNQDMSECAHKILPVFNRFVLFATTDDANHGHPDPLTCPDDRARRSMALYYYTNGRPAEEVRDDHTTVFKQRPGESWQSNLRQVAKRWTPPVLADLAGRLSSK; translated from the coding sequence ATGCAAGAAGTCCGGAAATTCGCCTTCCGCCGCGATGACCTGTTGCCTCTTGCCGACAAACTGCACGAGCAGTTCGTGACGGCACAACCGTTCCGGCACATCGTGATCGACGACTTCTTGCCGCCCGAGGTCCTGGAACCCGTCCTCGCCGAATTCCCGGAGCCCCGGGACGCCCAGTGGCAGAAGTTCGACACGTCGCAAGAGGTGAAACTCGCGCTCGCGGACACCGAGCGAATGGGACCGGCCACCCGGGAACTGCTCGCCGAGTTCAACGGACAGGTGTTCACCGACTTCCTCGAACGGCTCAGCGGCATCGAGCACCTCGTCCCCGATCCGCATTTCGACGGCGGCGGCCTGCACCAGATCCGGCCCGGCGGGTTCTTGAAGGTGCACGTCGATTTCAACCGGCACCGCAGGCTCAACCTCGACCGCAGGCTCAACGGCCTGCTGTATCTCAACAAGGACTGGGAAGAGTCCTACGGCGGGCATTTGCAGCTGTGGAACCAGGACATGTCCGAGTGCGCGCACAAGATCCTGCCGGTGTTCAACCGGTTCGTGCTCTTCGCCACGACCGACGACGCCAACCACGGCCATCCGGATCCGCTGACCTGCCCGGACGACCGGGCCCGCCGGTCGATGGCGCTGTACTACTACACCAACGGCCGCCCCGCCGAGGAAGTGCGCGACGACCACACCACGGTCTTCAAGCAGCGTCCCGGCGAATCGTGGCAGAGCAACCTCCGCCAGGTCGCCAAGCGCTGGACGCCGCCCGTCCTCGCCGACCTCGCGGGTCGCTTGAGCAGCAAGTAA
- a CDS encoding glycosyltransferase translates to MNARAHVVIPAHNEEQTLPRLLDALTADAAPGELEIVVVASACTDRTAAVAKAAGTTVLETAVPGKVTALQLGDEVLTGYPRLYVDADVVLSIHDVRALVEALAAPDIAMATPLPLLELDGLGPVVSRAHRAWAQLPSVRQSGVGSGVYALNEQGHALAFPLPDVLADDAWVHRAVPAERKIVVPEARSAVRPAATVRALVRRRARVRLGHRQLDQLGRPAQPGTESGLRTLSQLVRGGAVSVTEAASFSAVVLADRAIARFRRIRGNESEWSTDNTSRLISTHENRAR, encoded by the coding sequence ATGAACGCGCGTGCGCACGTGGTGATCCCCGCCCACAACGAAGAACAGACCCTCCCCCGGCTGCTGGACGCGCTGACCGCCGACGCCGCGCCGGGCGAGCTGGAGATCGTGGTCGTGGCGAGCGCGTGCACCGACCGGACCGCTGCCGTCGCGAAGGCGGCCGGGACGACGGTCCTCGAAACCGCCGTCCCGGGCAAAGTCACCGCATTGCAGCTCGGCGACGAAGTCCTGACCGGCTACCCGCGGCTGTACGTCGACGCGGACGTGGTCCTGTCGATCCACGACGTCCGTGCGCTCGTCGAGGCGCTCGCGGCCCCGGACATCGCCATGGCGACCCCGCTGCCGCTGCTCGAATTGGACGGCCTCGGCCCCGTCGTTTCCCGGGCGCACCGCGCCTGGGCCCAGCTGCCTTCCGTGCGGCAATCAGGCGTCGGCTCCGGCGTCTACGCGCTGAACGAGCAGGGACACGCACTGGCCTTCCCGCTTCCCGACGTCCTCGCCGACGACGCCTGGGTGCACCGTGCCGTTCCCGCCGAACGGAAAATCGTGGTCCCCGAAGCTCGGTCCGCGGTCCGGCCGGCCGCCACGGTGCGCGCGTTGGTGCGCCGCCGGGCCCGGGTCCGGCTCGGGCACCGGCAACTGGACCAGCTGGGCCGCCCGGCGCAGCCCGGCACCGAATCCGGCTTGCGCACGTTGTCGCAGCTCGTGCGCGGCGGGGCCGTTTCCGTCACCGAAGCGGCCAGTTTCAGCGCCGTGGTGCTCGCCGACCGGGCGATCGCGCGATTTCGCCGCATTCGCGGGAACGAATCGGAATGGTCCACCGATAACACCAGCAGACTCATCTCGACGCACGAAAACCGCGCCAGGTGA
- a CDS encoding O-antigen ligase — MSHRPLDSLAGSGIARFSTDLAARPILRAICAAGALALLAVPIIAPAMTPVVVAVIVVSALWLNARRDEQTALGILFALTFLVPASLIIKPLGQIGVPGLIVAALLLVLWCYGRVDNSLGTDRGRQPMRIVCLVFVGVVLASYVAGQLRGLSPLEASASDASLFGQACAMGLLLFVTDTVRDLNGVTRLMRVIVLACGLLAVSALLQFFGVVDLFQQMRLPGLTFHFTEDVDALARSGFHRVQGLAGHPIEYAVVLGLAMPIALHLALNAPKGRSLRWWALFVLIAGCMPLSVSRSGVLTAGVSMAVYLISVRLRMVFNLIPFAIGGLVAMSALVPGLLGSLRSILLPSTLATDPSIQGRTDDYTAVFTVWHEHPLLGLGVGTYIPKLYRILDNEYLFTLATMGALGVAAELALLATGYSLARRVHRTVADPAVRSLAQAIAASIAGAAVAAFTFDAFGYKIMFVTTFSLLGAAAALWRIAVRDRAVQPLASVR; from the coding sequence ATGAGCCACCGACCCCTGGACTCGCTCGCGGGAAGCGGCATCGCGCGCTTCAGCACCGATCTCGCCGCGCGGCCGATCCTGCGGGCGATCTGCGCGGCCGGGGCGCTCGCCCTGCTGGCCGTGCCGATCATCGCCCCGGCGATGACGCCCGTCGTGGTCGCGGTCATCGTGGTGTCCGCGCTCTGGCTGAACGCCCGGCGCGACGAGCAGACCGCGCTCGGCATCCTGTTCGCGCTGACCTTCCTCGTCCCGGCGTCGCTGATCATCAAACCGCTCGGGCAGATCGGGGTGCCCGGGCTGATCGTGGCGGCGCTCCTGCTGGTGCTCTGGTGCTACGGGCGGGTCGACAATTCGCTCGGCACCGACCGGGGACGGCAGCCGATGCGGATCGTCTGCCTGGTTTTCGTGGGAGTGGTGCTCGCCAGTTACGTCGCGGGCCAGCTGCGCGGGCTCTCCCCGCTCGAGGCGTCGGCCTCCGACGCGTCGCTGTTCGGCCAGGCCTGTGCGATGGGCCTGCTGCTCTTCGTCACCGACACCGTGCGCGACCTCAACGGGGTCACCCGCCTCATGCGGGTGATCGTGCTCGCCTGCGGGCTGCTGGCGGTCAGCGCGCTGCTCCAGTTCTTCGGAGTGGTCGATCTCTTCCAGCAAATGCGGCTGCCGGGTCTGACATTCCATTTCACCGAGGACGTCGACGCGCTCGCCCGCTCCGGCTTCCACCGCGTGCAAGGACTGGCCGGACATCCGATCGAGTACGCCGTCGTGCTCGGGCTGGCGATGCCGATCGCGTTGCATCTCGCGCTGAACGCGCCGAAGGGGCGCAGCCTGCGGTGGTGGGCGCTGTTCGTGCTCATCGCGGGGTGCATGCCGCTGTCGGTGTCCCGCTCCGGCGTGCTGACCGCGGGCGTCTCGATGGCCGTGTACCTGATCAGCGTGCGCTTGCGGATGGTGTTCAACCTGATCCCGTTCGCGATCGGCGGCCTGGTCGCGATGAGCGCGCTGGTGCCGGGGCTGCTCGGCAGTCTCCGCAGCATCCTGCTCCCGAGCACGCTGGCGACCGACCCGAGCATCCAGGGCCGCACCGACGATTACACCGCCGTGTTCACCGTCTGGCACGAGCATCCGCTGCTCGGGCTCGGCGTCGGGACCTACATTCCCAAGCTGTACCGGATCTTGGACAACGAATACCTGTTCACTCTCGCCACGATGGGCGCGCTCGGCGTGGCGGCCGAACTGGCGTTGCTCGCCACCGGCTATTCCCTCGCCCGGCGGGTGCACCGCACGGTCGCCGATCCGGCCGTGCGCAGCCTGGCCCAGGCCATCGCCGCGTCGATCGCCGGTGCCGCGGTCGCCGCGTTCACCTTCGACGCGTTCGGCTACAAGATCATGTTCGTGACGACCTTCAGCCTGCTCGGCGCCGCGGCCGCGCTCTGGCGGATCGCCGTGCGGGACCGCGCGGTCCAGCCGCTCGCGAGCGTCCGGTGA
- a CDS encoding lipopolysaccharide biosynthesis protein has protein sequence MTAHRPGPGQSTAPEPALPAESAAATAAHGARWTVIAMIARQFGRLGFALVLARLLGPTDFGVASAATIYVALTAVLLETGLATGIVQKAQLRRQDEGAAFWTVTALGTAVGLLTVAFAGPIADFLDIPQLRPVLMVLAIGPVLKGLTIVSAARLQRDLRFRALSLGEVVATLLGGGIGIATAELGMHYWALVVQQVCTDALVLVIWLGAAGLPAFVLDRAALRYVRRFGVPLLGSQALGYVGRNADNVVVSHFLGPAALSYYMVPYRIMLVPVSLLGNVANRVAFPIFARTQDDPQRVRRLFLRVTQVIAVPVVPGMLAVAVLAPEVVRTVFGAEWGPAVPVMIALTTTGILESLTTPGGSVFMGLGRADLALRWSWIPLLVCVPAFFAGLPWGVTGVAAAYSIAMFVLTPFQVRAIGRVAAFSLGDWLRAVWPTFAAGAPSAALGWFVQEVLAKSASFPAPVSLLASLAVVAVAYLVLLRLIDRQLFRESLHVAKLLAKGKLGSVSAKED, from the coding sequence GTGACAGCTCACCGTCCAGGCCCCGGGCAGTCCACCGCCCCCGAACCGGCACTGCCCGCGGAAAGCGCGGCCGCCACCGCCGCGCACGGCGCCCGGTGGACGGTCATCGCGATGATCGCGCGCCAATTCGGCCGCCTCGGTTTCGCGCTCGTCCTCGCGCGGCTGCTCGGTCCCACCGATTTCGGCGTGGCGAGCGCGGCGACCATTTACGTCGCGCTCACCGCGGTGCTCCTGGAGACCGGGCTCGCCACCGGCATCGTGCAGAAGGCGCAGCTGCGCCGGCAGGACGAAGGAGCCGCGTTCTGGACCGTGACCGCGCTCGGCACCGCCGTCGGCCTCCTCACCGTGGCGTTCGCCGGGCCGATCGCCGATTTCCTGGACATCCCGCAGCTGCGGCCGGTGCTCATGGTCCTGGCGATCGGGCCGGTGCTCAAGGGGCTGACCATCGTTTCGGCCGCCCGGCTGCAGCGCGATCTGCGTTTCCGGGCGCTGTCGCTGGGCGAGGTCGTCGCCACCTTGCTCGGCGGCGGGATCGGCATCGCCACCGCGGAACTCGGCATGCACTACTGGGCGCTCGTGGTCCAGCAGGTCTGCACCGACGCGCTGGTCCTGGTCATCTGGCTCGGCGCGGCCGGCCTGCCCGCGTTCGTGCTCGACCGCGCCGCGCTGCGGTACGTGCGCCGCTTCGGGGTGCCGCTGCTGGGTTCGCAAGCGCTCGGCTACGTCGGCCGCAACGCCGACAACGTGGTGGTGAGCCACTTCCTCGGCCCCGCCGCGCTGTCGTACTACATGGTTCCGTACCGGATCATGCTGGTGCCGGTGAGCCTCCTCGGCAACGTGGCGAACCGGGTGGCGTTCCCCATTTTCGCCAGGACCCAGGACGATCCGCAGCGGGTGCGCCGGCTCTTCCTCCGGGTCACCCAGGTGATCGCGGTTCCGGTGGTGCCGGGCATGCTCGCGGTCGCGGTGCTGGCCCCGGAGGTCGTGCGCACGGTGTTCGGCGCCGAATGGGGTCCCGCGGTCCCGGTGATGATCGCGTTGACCACCACCGGAATCCTCGAGTCGCTGACCACGCCGGGCGGTTCGGTGTTCATGGGTCTCGGCCGGGCCGACCTCGCGCTGCGCTGGTCCTGGATCCCGCTGCTCGTGTGCGTTCCGGCGTTCTTCGCCGGTCTGCCGTGGGGAGTCACCGGGGTCGCCGCGGCCTATTCGATCGCCATGTTCGTGCTCACGCCGTTCCAGGTGCGGGCGATCGGGCGGGTCGCCGCGTTCAGCCTCGGCGACTGGCTGCGGGCGGTCTGGCCCACGTTCGCCGCCGGAGCGCCGTCCGCCGCGCTCGGCTGGTTCGTGCAGGAGGTGCTCGCCAAGTCCGCGAGTTTTCCCGCCCCGGTCTCTCTCCTCGCGAGCCTGGCCGTCGTCGCGGTGGCTTACCTCGTGCTGTTGCGCCTGATCGACCGGCAACTTTTCCGGGAATCGCTGCATGTCGCGAAATTGCTCGCCAAGGGCAAGCTCGGCAGCGTTTCGGCGAAGGAGGACTGA
- a CDS encoding DUF2784 domain-containing protein — translation MYALLAQSMVVLHFALLFYLLVGGFLAARWWWMAIPHALYVGWAVLTLYVAVGCPVTTVENWARHRDGQVPDDRPFMYRYVEGVLYPEHHINYLRAVFVVVILLSWAFSARKLWNRRKARQGATAAPLSVNVFPDQTSVLAEGSTGPHR, via the coding sequence ATGTACGCGCTGCTTGCTCAATCCATGGTGGTGCTGCATTTCGCTCTGCTTTTCTACCTCCTCGTCGGGGGATTCCTCGCGGCCCGCTGGTGGTGGATGGCGATCCCGCACGCGCTCTACGTCGGGTGGGCGGTGCTGACGCTCTACGTGGCGGTCGGGTGCCCGGTGACGACGGTCGAGAACTGGGCGCGGCACCGGGACGGGCAGGTCCCCGACGACCGCCCGTTCATGTACCGGTATGTCGAGGGCGTGCTCTACCCCGAGCACCACATCAACTACCTGCGCGCCGTTTTCGTGGTCGTGATCCTGCTCAGCTGGGCGTTCAGCGCCCGGAAGCTGTGGAACCGCCGGAAGGCGCGTCAGGGCGCCACCGCGGCTCCGTTGTCGGTGAACGTGTTCCCGGACCAGACGTCGGTCTTGGCCGAGGGTTCGACCGGACCCCACCGGTAG
- a CDS encoding phosphatase PAP2 family protein — MDSSDLRSAVRARDWLIPALALLGFVVLTQQVLTLGPLTRADEPVHELITREHSVVLDVLLTIVSAVAQFPVSAPILFAYAVFRSVRRSSWAPVLTCGLPLLLLSATTLAAKLLIGRAGTDQTPDTLHVGGTAYPSGHAATAVVVSTLFVVLLALENRKRALAAAGGWSALVGFARIYVDAHWVSDVAGGLLLGLAIAGTTLVVLRRPTESDSRSPLL; from the coding sequence GTGGACAGCTCAGACCTCCGAAGCGCCGTACGAGCCAGAGACTGGCTGATCCCGGCGTTGGCGCTCCTCGGCTTCGTCGTGCTCACCCAGCAGGTGCTGACGCTCGGTCCGCTGACCCGAGCGGACGAACCGGTGCACGAATTGATCACTCGCGAGCACAGCGTGGTCCTCGACGTGCTGCTGACCATCGTGAGCGCTGTCGCGCAGTTTCCGGTGTCCGCGCCGATCTTGTTCGCGTACGCGGTGTTTCGGTCCGTACGCCGTTCCTCGTGGGCACCGGTGCTCACTTGCGGCCTCCCGTTGCTGTTGCTCTCCGCGACGACGTTGGCGGCCAAGCTCCTGATCGGCCGCGCGGGCACCGACCAGACTCCCGACACGCTCCACGTCGGCGGCACCGCGTACCCGTCCGGCCACGCCGCGACCGCCGTCGTGGTGTCGACCCTTTTCGTAGTACTGCTGGCCCTGGAGAACCGGAAACGTGCTCTGGCGGCGGCAGGCGGTTGGTCGGCGCTCGTTGGTTTCGCCCGGATTTACGTCGACGCGCATTGGGTCAGCGACGTCGCGGGCGGGCTGTTGCTCGGGTTGGCCATCGCCGGAACGACGCTCGTGGTGCTGCGCCGCCCAACCGAGTCGGATTCGAGATCTCCGCTGCTGTAA